In Archaeoglobus profundus DSM 5631, the sequence AGCTGTAATCCACCTCATCGCAACTTAATTAAACTTGGTAAGGTATCAACCTTTCGATGTTTGTTGAGAGAAAGGTTAAAGACTTCATAAACATCGATCCTCTTCAAACTGGTGGCAAACTTACAGAAGATGCAAGGAGAATGCTTGTAGAATGGGGTGACGGGTATAGCGTTTGCGATTTTTGCATGGGAGATTTGCACGGTATAAAAAATCCGCCTATCGCAGATTTTATCAAAGATTTGGCTGAATTTCTGGGCTGTGATGTTGCAAGGGTTACTCATGGAGCAAGGGAAGGGAAGTTTATGATCATGCACAGCTTGGCAAAGAAGGATGGAATAGTTGTTGTTGATTCAAACGCTCATTATTCAACATTTGTATCAGCGGAAAGGGCTGGTTTGAACGTTGTTGAGGTTGAGAACAGCGGATATCCTGAGTATAAGGTTATTGAAGAAAGATATGAAGATGCGATTGTAGAGGCTAGGAGGAAAGGGGATGTTGTTTTAGCTGTTTTAACCTATCCAGATGGAAACTACGGAAACCTTCCCGATGTTAAGGCCGTTGCGGAGATTTGCCACGATAAAGGAGTTCCCTTACTATTGAACTGTGCATACTCAATTGGCAGAATGGAAATCAAAGCTGAAAAACTTGGTGTTGACTTTGTCGTTGGAAGCGGACACAAATCTATGGCCTCAGCCGGGCCGATTGGAGTTGTGGGGATGTTTGAGGATTACGCTAAGGTTGTCCTGAGAAAATCCGAACGTTTCAAGAACAAAGAAGTCGAGCTCTTGGGTTGCAGTGTTAGAGGTGTCCCTCTAATGACTTTGATGGCCTCCTTCGATCACGTTAAGGAGAGGGTTAAGAGATGGAACGAGGAGGTTGAGAAGGCCAGATGGTTCGTTAGAGAGTTTGAATCTCTAGGATTTGAGCTTTTGGGTGAAAAACCTCATAACCACGATCTTCTACACTTTAAAACGGATAAGATTTACGAAATTTCAAAAAAAGTCAAGAAAGGTGGTTACTTCCTCTATCACGAGCTTAAGAAAAGGAATATTCACGGAATAAAGCCGGGTAGAACTAAAAGCATAAAGCTTTCAACTTACCTCGTTCCGAAAGATGATTTAAGAAAGGTTGTTCAGGCTTTCGAGGAGATTTTGGATAAGTACGGTTGACGACTC encodes:
- the pscS gene encoding O-phospho-L-seryl-tRNA:Cys-tRNA synthase produces the protein MFVERKVKDFINIDPLQTGGKLTEDARRMLVEWGDGYSVCDFCMGDLHGIKNPPIADFIKDLAEFLGCDVARVTHGAREGKFMIMHSLAKKDGIVVVDSNAHYSTFVSAERAGLNVVEVENSGYPEYKVIEERYEDAIVEARRKGDVVLAVLTYPDGNYGNLPDVKAVAEICHDKGVPLLLNCAYSIGRMEIKAEKLGVDFVVGSGHKSMASAGPIGVVGMFEDYAKVVLRKSERFKNKEVELLGCSVRGVPLMTLMASFDHVKERVKRWNEEVEKARWFVREFESLGFELLGEKPHNHDLLHFKTDKIYEISKKVKKGGYFLYHELKKRNIHGIKPGRTKSIKLSTYLVPKDDLRKVVQAFEEILDKYG